From the genome of Sediminibacter sp. Hel_I_10:
TTGATGGTGCTACTCGAATTGTCTGGGTCTGGACCCGAAAAATTAAATCTTCCCGATATCTCATTAGTTTCTCTATTATGAGAGGCAATGGTTAAGGTGCCATTAGTTGCAAAAAAGCCTCCATTGTCTGAATCATATATAGGCATAAAAATAGCTGTTCCATTAGAGCCAAAAACCCCTGCGCTTAATACATCTCTAGCCTCTACGGTTTCTGAAAATCCAATAACCACATCCTTGTCTTGGCTATTGATAGCCTCTATAAGTATTGATGAACCAGCTACAGTTGCATTAATTTCTAAAGGAGTAAAGTCCTGCCCATTTACTTTAACAAAAAAAGGTTCGGTTATTGGACTTTGATCATCATTGGAATCATCATCATTACTGCAAGAAACTGCCAAAACAGCGAATGCAAAACAGAAAAGAATTTTAAATAATTTCATTTTTAAATTAAGTTTTAATTGTTAGTGATTTAAGAATTAATGACAACCATAGAAAAAAGTAAACATCAGAAACGAAAGAATTTTTACATTCTTCACATTTCAACTATTTTTCTAACTTTGAGTTTACTTTTCAGCCTCAAAAACATAAATGATAAAAGAGCCTTCCATAGACGACTTGCTAAAAGCCCCAGATCAAGCTTTTGAAGTTCTTTATAATCACTATAAGATTGATTTTATAGCATTTGCAAGAAAATTTTCTTTGAAGGATGATGTTATTATAGATATTTATCAAGACACGTTTTTGAGCTTTTATGAAAATTTATTGAATGGAAAGATTACTGAATTTACAAGTAGCATCAAGACCTATATTTTTAGTATCGGTAAATTCAAGATCTATGAGCACCATAGGAGGTCCTCTAAATTAAAGCTTATAGATCAACCCGTAAATCCCGAAATTACAGTAGATCATTTAGATCTAGAGAATGAACAACTAACCGAACAAGAAATGTTGGTAAATAGGCACTTTAAAACGCTTGGAAAACAATGTCAGCTAATTTTAGAACTCTTCTATTTACAAGGAAGAACGCTTAATGAGATTAAAGGAGTTGAACATTATGAAAACACAGATGTGGTCAAAAGCCTGAAATCCAGATGTCTCAAAAAGTTGAGGCAACTGGTAAATTCATAATATGAAAAAAGACGACTTAATAGCACTTTATTTTGAAGGAAAGCTCGACGCTATCCAAACGGCACGTTTTGAAGATTTACTTCAAAATGATCCTGATTTCCAAGCCCGTTTTACCTTTGAAAAACAGGTGAAGCAGGCTATTATTTCTACTAAAAAAGAGGCACTTCAAACCAAACTTAAAGGTTTAGAACAACCAAAA
Proteins encoded in this window:
- a CDS encoding DUF6252 family protein, whose protein sequence is MKLFKILFCFAFAVLAVSCSNDDDSNDDQSPITEPFFVKVNGQDFTPLEINATVAGSSILIEAINSQDKDVVIGFSETVEARDVLSAGVFGSNGTAIFMPIYDSDNGGFFATNGTLTIASHNRETNEISGRFNFSGPDPDNSSSTINFTEGEFKVTYVNQ
- a CDS encoding RNA polymerase sigma factor, producing the protein MIKEPSIDDLLKAPDQAFEVLYNHYKIDFIAFARKFSLKDDVIIDIYQDTFLSFYENLLNGKITEFTSSIKTYIFSIGKFKIYEHHRRSSKLKLIDQPVNPEITVDHLDLENEQLTEQEMLVNRHFKTLGKQCQLILELFYLQGRTLNEIKGVEHYENTDVVKSLKSRCLKKLRQLVNS